TAGGGTTCTTGTAGTGGTGAACCTGAAAATATAAAAATACAACAAACTAGAAGAAAAGGGAGATTTGATTGAGAAGCAACCATTTACTTTTGATTACAGTATTTCTAATAGTATTAACCTCTTTTTCACCATGTAAGCCAATGGCAACATCTTGGGCATATTCATTTGTAGTTTGGGACGGGTATATTTATGTGATAAGTGATGAATATGTAGCAGAAGTTGATAGTGAAATTGGTCAAGTCTCAAAGTATTCGGATATGGAACAGTACTCTGGTAACTTCTCTAATGCTTATAAGAAAGGTACTAAATACTATTCAATTGAAGGTATAAGTACGGACGAAGCAATAGCCATAGAAGAATCCGATGGACAATATATAAAGGCATACAGAGAAGGAGAATATGAATTAAGAAGTATTTTTGATGGTAAGCCTGGTATTATAAAAATTTTCATACTTTCGATATTGTGTATTTTAGTCGTTATTATTATAAATAAAGTCCGAAATAATAATCGATGAAAAACAATTCGCTGAATGTGATGGCTTCCAATGGATTAATAACCTTTCAAAATTACATAGTCTAGATTACTGGAATATGGCAGTAGAGATTTCGAGTTTGGCCGATAGTCTTTATATAACTAATGAAGAAAAGTGCAATACACAAAACCCTCCAGGATTTTTAGGATGACCGGAAAAGCAGCTTCTAAAATCAGGGGAAATATATAAGTGCGATAATCCAAGGAAGGATTGCCGCCTTTTTGTGGTGAGACTTTATTGAACATACGGAGATTAGTTGAAGAAACGTGGTTTAGTTTCAAAAATCGCCTGTTGCACCCCTGTGGTGCAATAGGCGAAAGAGAAAACCAATTCGAAAAAGTAAATTGAATTGGCTTTCTCAAGGCATCAGCTGTTTAAAGATTAATCGTATATTACATCTTTTCCTTGTTCACGTAACTTTTTAAGAGATGCAAGCATATGATTGATCTCTTCATCGGAATGTCTTTCCCATGAACTTAATTCCGCCACTATTTTCAAAGGAGAATTAGACCTATAAGAACGTGTTGGGTTACCAGGAAATCTCTTGTCAGTTAAGTTGGGGTCATTTTCAAAATCACCTAATGGTTCTACAATATAAATTCTTTCTTTTGATTTAGATGTTGCTAATTCAGCACCCCATTTAGCAGCATCCAGTGTTGCAGTAAAGTATATAAAGTTGGATTTTTTATCTTGGTAATTTGATAAGTGATGTGGTTCTAATAAATCACCTAATTTTAACTCTGCTTTAGTACCATGAAAAAAAGGACCTTTATCTAAGACATCTTTTTTGTCATTCATACTGATACACCTCTTATATTTTTTGATTTGTGTAAACAGTATATTATTGGAATTACAAA
This window of the Mesobacillus jeotgali genome carries:
- the arr gene encoding NAD(+)--rifampin ADP-ribosyltransferase translates to MNDKKDVLDKGPFFHGTKAELKLGDLLEPHHLSNYQDKKSNFIYFTATLDAAKWGAELATSKSKERIYIVEPLGDFENDPNLTDKRFPGNPTRSYRSNSPLKIVAELSSWERHSDEEINHMLASLKKLREQGKDVIYD